The Acipenser ruthenus chromosome 37, fAciRut3.2 maternal haplotype, whole genome shotgun sequence genome has a window encoding:
- the LOC131696474 gene encoding transmembrane emp24 domain-containing protein 4-like has protein sequence MYLYPQIVFIALLSSLSLTRALYFHIGETEKKCFIEEIPDETMVIGKYRTQLWDKQTAAFLPSTPGLGMHVEVKDPDTKVVLSRQYGAEGRFTFTSHTPGEHQICLHSNSSKMALFTGGKLRVHLDIQVGEHTNNYPEIAAKDKLTELQLRVRQLLDQVEQIQKEQNYQRYREERFRMTSESTNQRVLWWSITQTVILLITGIWQMRHLKRFFEAKKLV, from the exons ATGTACCTTTACCCACAAATTGTCTTTATCGCCTTGCTCTCCAGCCTGAGTTTAACCCGGGCCTTGTATTTCCACATCGGGGAGACGGAGAAAAAATGCTTTATAGAGGAGATTCCTGACGAAACGATGGTTATCG GTAAATACCGCACTCAGCTCTGGGATAAACAGACTGCAGCCTTTCTGCCATCGACACCTGGCCTAGGGATGCACGTGGAAGTCAAGGATCCTGACACCAAG GTGGTCCTGTCCAGACAGTATGGCGCAGAGGGGCGCTTCACCTTCACGTCGCACACCCCTGGAGAACACCAGATCTGCCTGCACTCCAACTCCTCCAAGATGGCACTCTTTACTGGGGGGAAGCTA AGAGTTCACCTGGATATCCAGGTGGGTGAGCACACCAACAACTACCCAGAGATCGCAGCCAAGGACAAGCTGACCGAGCTGCAGCTGCGTGTGAGACAGCTCCTGGACCAGGTGGAGCAGATCCAGAAAGAGCAGAACTACCAGCGG TACCGTGAGGAGCGTTTCCGCATGACCAGCGAGAGCACCAACCAGCGGGTACTGTGGTGGTCCATCACCCAGACCGTCATCCTCCTCATCACCGGCATCTGGCAGATGAGACACCTCAAGAGATTCTTCGAGGCCAAGAAACTGGTGTAA